The following proteins are co-located in the Massilia litorea genome:
- a CDS encoding MFS transporter produces MHTTAPAVTAPISSSRSPVFAQAQQYALPIIFALFGVIMGSWAGRIPALAERVHVSHSALSMVLLCGGVGALLSFPVSSFLMGRFGARKSLLIAGLALLAVLVSIGLAPTVPRLMMAVLMLGITASTYDVAMNAAAAKREKQTGQSQMSMLHGLACGGGLAGATLGSLMAGLHIAPASHFIMVAIPLAMALVGACQMLDIEDAAEQVEKKKFALPRGPMALLGLLGFLGSMSEGSIADWSGVFLKEHFNVGDGMAPLALTCFSAMMLISRLVGDKLKTKYGAQRLITSGAMLSAAGLFFAVLSPNAYLALGGFAIAGLGLSLLFPFVFSAAGAQGPVALAGVASMAYSGTLMGPPVIGAIAQHVGMQMAIAYVGGLSLVIAFVASRTRLLK; encoded by the coding sequence ATGCACACCACTGCTCCTGCCGTTACTGCCCCGATCTCCTCGTCGCGCAGCCCGGTTTTCGCTCAAGCCCAACAATATGCTCTGCCCATCATTTTCGCCCTGTTCGGCGTGATCATGGGTTCCTGGGCCGGCCGCATCCCGGCCCTGGCCGAACGGGTGCACGTGTCGCACTCGGCCCTGTCGATGGTGCTGCTGTGCGGCGGCGTCGGCGCCTTGCTGTCCTTCCCGGTGTCGTCTTTCCTGATGGGCCGCTTCGGCGCCCGTAAATCGCTGCTGATCGCCGGCCTGGCTTTGCTGGCCGTGCTGGTCTCGATCGGCCTGGCGCCGACCGTGCCGCGCCTGATGATGGCCGTGCTGATGCTGGGCATCACCGCGTCGACCTATGACGTCGCCATGAATGCCGCTGCCGCCAAGCGCGAAAAGCAGACCGGACAATCGCAAATGTCGATGCTGCACGGTCTGGCCTGCGGCGGCGGCCTGGCCGGCGCCACCCTCGGCAGCCTGATGGCCGGCCTGCACATCGCTCCGGCTAGCCATTTCATCATGGTCGCCATTCCCCTGGCCATGGCACTGGTCGGCGCCTGTCAGATGCTCGACATCGAAGATGCGGCCGAACAGGTTGAAAAGAAAAAATTTGCGCTGCCGCGCGGTCCGATGGCTTTGCTGGGCCTGCTGGGCTTCCTCGGCTCGATGTCGGAAGGCAGTATCGCCGACTGGAGCGGCGTGTTCCTGAAGGAGCATTTCAATGTCGGCGACGGCATGGCGCCGCTGGCCCTGACCTGCTTCTCGGCGATGATGCTGATCTCGCGCCTGGTGGGCGACAAGCTGAAGACGAAATATGGCGCCCAGCGCCTGATCACCAGCGGCGCGATGTTGTCCGCTGCCGGCCTGTTCTTCGCCGTGCTGTCGCCGAACGCCTATTTAGCCCTGGGCGGTTTCGCAATCGCCGGCCTCGGCCTGTCGCTGCTGTTCCCCTTCGTGTTCAGCGCCGCCGGCGCCCAGGGTCCTGTCGCCCTGGCCGGCGTCGCCAGCATGGCCTACAGCGGCACCCTGATGGGCCCGCCGGTCATCGGCGCCATCGCCCAGCACGTCGGCATGCAGATGGCGATTGCTTATGTCGGTGGCCTGTCGCTGGTCATTGCCTTCGTTGCCAGCCGTACGCGTTTGCTGAAGTAA
- a CDS encoding lysozyme inhibitor LprI family protein, whose protein sequence is MSPAYWPFLLAAFIGSTVQAAPYPNVYGAPPEVLRGSDWYRQCLRVKNQQPARPVVAGKGENGRCDAAGLYYETVNLPDAGKADWERVHACAARTEAHGVLMMLYANGAGMTPQFDLALKHACSIQSPVGEMKSRVQHLRRRASGDDREAIDVCDDAAADLRGQCAAMRERQRDKSRSAQLAALTRGWNAKEQLGLEMASKAVHYFAQHRVDYETDAGSSATRSLQLDVQAAELDQFAFDVMDAEGGKAPRFSEGEFASLDEKMNAVYRQFMLNRPASTSYLGTIRKTGVEKTQRAWLAYRDAMELFGSIRHPQVPGSAWRAQLTARRLKQLTELDNAAAGR, encoded by the coding sequence ATGTCCCCTGCGTATTGGCCCTTCCTGCTGGCGGCGTTCATTGGCAGCACCGTCCAGGCGGCACCCTATCCGAATGTCTACGGTGCCCCGCCTGAAGTACTGCGCGGCAGCGACTGGTATCGCCAATGCCTGCGCGTGAAGAACCAGCAGCCGGCGCGCCCGGTCGTGGCCGGCAAGGGCGAGAACGGACGCTGCGATGCCGCCGGCCTGTATTACGAGACCGTCAACCTGCCGGATGCCGGCAAGGCTGACTGGGAGCGGGTGCACGCCTGCGCGGCGCGCACGGAGGCGCATGGCGTGCTGATGATGCTGTATGCGAACGGCGCCGGGATGACGCCGCAATTCGATCTGGCCTTGAAACACGCATGCAGCATCCAGAGCCCGGTCGGCGAGATGAAGAGCCGCGTCCAGCACCTGCGCCGGCGTGCCAGCGGCGACGACCGGGAAGCGATCGACGTCTGCGACGACGCCGCTGCCGACCTGCGGGGCCAGTGCGCGGCCATGCGCGAGCGCCAGCGCGACAAGTCACGCAGCGCGCAGCTCGCGGCATTGACCCGTGGCTGGAATGCGAAAGAGCAACTCGGCCTGGAGATGGCAAGCAAAGCCGTCCATTATTTTGCGCAGCACCGGGTCGACTACGAGACCGATGCCGGCAGCAGCGCCACCCGCTCTCTGCAGCTCGACGTCCAGGCGGCTGAACTCGACCAGTTCGCCTTCGATGTGATGGACGCCGAAGGCGGCAAGGCGCCGCGCTTTTCGGAAGGCGAATTCGCCAGCCTCGACGAGAAGATGAACGCGGTCTACCGCCAGTTCATGCTGAACCGCCCGGCCAGCACCTCGTATCTGGGCACGATCCGCAAGACCGGCGTCGAGAAGACCCAGCGCGCCTGGCTCGCATACCGCGATGCGATGGAACTGTTCGGTTCGATCCGCCATCCGCAGGTGCCCGGCTCCGCCTGGCGTGCCCAGCTCACCGCGCGCCGTTTAAAACAGTTGACGGAGCTCGACAACGCCGCGGCGGGGCGCTGA
- a CDS encoding glutathione peroxidase, producing MSTLFDIPLHRLDGQDATLADYRNKVMLIVNVASQCGLTPQYAGLEKLFEQYEEKGLVILGFPCNDFGAQEPGTEEQIADFCQRNYGVRFPMFEKVEVNREARHPLYRELIAAQPQARQAEGSTFGEKLAQHGLSPKNPSDVMWNFEKFLVGRDGQVIARFAPDVKPDDPALVAAIEAALG from the coding sequence ATGAGTACGCTTTTCGATATCCCGCTGCACCGCCTCGACGGCCAGGACGCCACGCTCGCCGACTACCGGAATAAAGTCATGTTGATCGTCAACGTCGCCTCGCAATGTGGCCTGACGCCGCAATATGCCGGCCTGGAAAAACTGTTTGAGCAATACGAAGAGAAGGGCCTCGTGATACTGGGCTTTCCCTGCAACGATTTCGGCGCCCAGGAGCCGGGCACCGAGGAGCAAATCGCCGATTTCTGCCAGCGCAACTACGGCGTGCGCTTCCCGATGTTCGAAAAAGTCGAGGTCAACCGCGAAGCACGGCACCCGCTGTACCGCGAACTCATCGCAGCCCAGCCGCAGGCGCGCCAGGCCGAAGGCAGCACCTTCGGCGAAAAGCTGGCCCAGCACGGCCTGAGCCCGAAGAACCCGTCGGATGTGATGTGGAATTTCGAGAAATTCCTCGTCGGCCGCGACGGCCAGGTCATTGCCCGCTTCGCACCGGACGTGAAACCGGACGATCCGGCGCTGGTGGCGGCGATCGAGGCGGCGCTGGGCTGA
- a CDS encoding DUF1428 domain-containing protein: protein MAYVDGFVIPVPKDKLEAYLDMSRQCAAIWREFGATEFRECVADDVKPGKLTSFPQSVNLEEGEVVIFSWIVYPSRAKRDEVNDKVMQDPRMAEFMKPENMPFDGKRMIYGGFEMMVDM, encoded by the coding sequence ATGGCATACGTCGATGGTTTTGTGATTCCCGTCCCCAAAGATAAGCTTGAGGCCTACCTGGACATGTCCAGGCAATGCGCCGCCATCTGGCGCGAGTTCGGCGCCACCGAGTTCCGCGAATGCGTCGCCGACGACGTCAAGCCGGGCAAGCTCACCTCTTTCCCGCAGAGCGTGAACCTGGAAGAAGGCGAAGTGGTCATCTTTTCATGGATCGTCTACCCCTCGCGCGCCAAGCGCGACGAGGTCAACGACAAGGTCATGCAGGATCCGCGCATGGCCGAGTTCATGAAGCCGGAGAACATGCCCTTCGATGGCAAGCGCATGATTTACGGTGGGTTCGAGATGATGGTGGATATGTAG
- a CDS encoding glycosyltransferase yields MFELSTRVAQWSLRAGKAYCDDFGTIKLGYRFGTKLLYTGNFREKLPKVGMLDISVILNVHNEARFIARTMRSLSEAAEFAHFEGIRTELIVVLDCADERTRQAVQRTRATGFNKVQVVECENRSLGLSRNTGCDLAHGEYLCPQDADDLVSFNYFADILALAKRRGRETILFPEWLIGFGASRWMSRHENAARGQFLMVDQHAFNSRAFFHRSVYEKQRYEHPDHTRGHAYEDYLFNSTAIANGFELDYCPGIVLYYRQRPNSIMASARRSGRLEVPHNPLFSPKKYMARFEKEYGQVRSGAWPEPAQYDIAAAYRANNALAVLAVAANRIDPIIDTALLAGGTGWAPTWASCEAAAVYYEMCAEVGDRTFTDVFVLPYLRPGGAERYILDVMRGLLNTGIGRNALVITGEYAEAHTWRHKLPAYVTCVDVYSLGARLNDEQRERLTARLIMSVAPDARIHVKTSFFGHRLIKYHHPHFRQNKIIYYRFCDDMHFEAGTLATSGFGTEFICDHLDEFTKLVSDNAATVADDVNRFDLHREKWVCLPALIEPGERKARPSGSPNKRVLWASRIGQQKRVSLLPHLALELSKKMPDVTLDVYGTFDHGFQIDMSKFNYRGAFSDITDIALDQYDAFIYTTWYDGLPNIILEAMAAGLPVIAPGIGGIADAITDGDTGILLDLPLDDAQAASQYVQALGLLYEDPTKLACLSANALNYISGRHGRAGYLAGIKRIFGDTNYEKAA; encoded by the coding sequence GTGTTTGAACTGTCGACCCGCGTAGCTCAATGGTCGCTCCGAGCCGGAAAAGCTTACTGTGACGACTTCGGGACCATTAAGTTAGGTTACCGGTTTGGAACAAAACTCCTCTATACTGGGAACTTTCGGGAAAAGTTACCCAAGGTCGGCATGCTAGATATTTCTGTCATTCTTAACGTTCATAACGAGGCGCGGTTCATCGCTCGCACCATGAGGTCTCTGAGCGAAGCGGCCGAGTTCGCACATTTCGAAGGGATCAGGACAGAACTTATTGTCGTCCTGGACTGTGCGGACGAGCGAACGCGACAGGCGGTACAGCGTACGAGAGCCACCGGTTTCAATAAGGTGCAAGTTGTCGAGTGCGAGAATCGCTCACTCGGTTTAAGCCGAAATACAGGCTGCGACCTTGCGCATGGCGAGTATCTGTGCCCGCAAGACGCTGACGACCTGGTCTCGTTTAACTACTTTGCAGACATACTCGCGCTCGCGAAGCGTCGGGGGCGCGAAACGATCCTGTTTCCTGAATGGCTAATCGGTTTCGGCGCTAGCAGATGGATGAGTCGCCATGAGAACGCCGCTCGCGGCCAATTCCTCATGGTAGATCAACACGCCTTTAATTCGCGTGCTTTTTTTCATCGGTCGGTGTACGAGAAACAGAGATATGAGCATCCCGACCATACTCGCGGACACGCGTACGAAGACTACCTTTTTAATTCGACCGCGATCGCGAATGGATTCGAATTGGACTACTGTCCCGGCATTGTCCTTTACTACCGCCAGCGTCCGAACAGCATCATGGCCAGCGCCAGGCGGTCTGGCCGCCTGGAGGTCCCTCATAACCCGCTCTTTTCGCCCAAGAAATACATGGCAAGATTTGAAAAAGAGTACGGACAGGTGCGAAGTGGTGCATGGCCGGAACCAGCCCAGTACGACATTGCTGCGGCTTACCGCGCGAATAACGCACTTGCCGTCCTGGCGGTTGCGGCGAACAGGATCGACCCAATAATCGACACGGCTTTGCTTGCAGGCGGTACGGGCTGGGCGCCTACCTGGGCCTCATGTGAGGCCGCCGCAGTTTATTACGAGATGTGTGCAGAAGTTGGAGACCGGACATTTACGGATGTATTCGTTCTGCCTTATCTTCGTCCCGGAGGCGCTGAGCGGTATATCCTGGACGTGATGCGCGGCCTACTGAATACTGGAATTGGAAGAAATGCGCTCGTAATCACTGGAGAGTACGCCGAGGCGCACACATGGCGCCATAAGCTTCCTGCTTATGTCACCTGCGTAGATGTTTATTCTTTGGGCGCGCGACTGAACGATGAACAACGTGAGCGTCTTACGGCACGTTTAATTATGTCTGTCGCTCCCGACGCCCGCATACACGTGAAGACAAGTTTCTTCGGGCACAGGCTGATTAAGTATCATCATCCGCATTTTAGACAAAATAAAATCATTTACTACCGTTTTTGTGATGACATGCATTTCGAGGCGGGAACGTTGGCGACTAGTGGCTTCGGCACGGAATTTATCTGTGACCATCTAGACGAGTTCACCAAGCTCGTATCTGACAATGCGGCGACCGTTGCGGACGACGTCAACCGCTTTGACCTCCATCGCGAAAAGTGGGTATGCCTGCCGGCTCTTATCGAGCCGGGCGAGAGAAAGGCACGACCGAGCGGAAGCCCCAATAAGCGGGTGCTTTGGGCGTCGCGGATTGGGCAACAGAAACGCGTGTCGCTGCTCCCGCATCTGGCGTTGGAACTATCGAAGAAAATGCCGGACGTGACCCTCGATGTGTACGGAACATTCGATCATGGGTTTCAGATTGACATGTCGAAATTCAACTATCGGGGCGCTTTCAGCGATATCACCGACATCGCGCTCGATCAATATGATGCGTTTATCTATACGACATGGTATGACGGTCTGCCGAACATCATTCTTGAGGCGATGGCTGCCGGACTGCCCGTGATCGCGCCTGGAATCGGAGGCATCGCGGACGCGATCACGGACGGAGATACGGGCATCTTGTTGGACTTGCCGCTCGACGATGCGCAGGCTGCGTCGCAGTACGTACAGGCGCTCGGGCTGCTCTACGAAGATCCGACTAAATTGGCCTGCTTGTCGGCCAACGCACTGAACTACATTTCGGGGCGCCATGGACGCGCCGGCTATCTTGCAGGAATTAAAAGGATTTTCGGGGATACGAATTATGAAAAGGCTGCTTGA
- the ssb gene encoding single-stranded DNA-binding protein, whose translation MASVNKVIIVGNLGRDPEIRYMPSGDAIANIAVATSFKSKDRNTGEQKELTEWHRISFFGRLAEIVGQYLKKGSSVYVEGRLQTRKYTDKDGIERYATDIVAENMQMLGGRAGMGGDSGGMGMDDGGGYDAPPQRQQAPRQAPPAPAARPQPQRPAPNFSDMDDDIPF comes from the coding sequence ATGGCATCAGTCAACAAGGTCATCATCGTCGGCAACCTCGGCCGCGATCCGGAAATCCGCTACATGCCGAGCGGCGACGCCATCGCGAACATCGCGGTCGCCACCTCGTTCAAGTCGAAGGACCGCAACACCGGCGAGCAGAAAGAGCTGACCGAATGGCACCGCATTTCGTTCTTCGGCCGCCTGGCCGAGATCGTCGGCCAGTATCTGAAGAAGGGTTCCTCGGTCTACGTCGAAGGCCGCCTGCAGACCCGCAAGTACACGGACAAGGACGGCATCGAGCGCTACGCGACCGACATCGTCGCTGAAAACATGCAGATGCTGGGCGGCCGTGCCGGCATGGGTGGCGATAGCGGCGGCATGGGCATGGACGACGGCGGCGGCTACGATGCGCCACCGCAGCGCCAGCAGGCACCACGCCAGGCGCCACCGGCCCCGGCAGCCCGTCCACAGCCGCAGCGTCCGGCACCAAACTTCTCGGACATGGACGACGACATTCCGTTCTAA
- the uvrA gene encoding excinuclease ABC subunit UvrA: MEEIRIRGARTHNLKNINLDLPRNKLIVITGLSGSGKSSLAFDTLYAEGQRRYVESLSAYARQFLQLMEKPDVDLIEGLSPAISIEQKATSHNPRSTVGTVTEIHDYLRLLYARVGTPYCPDHPHEPLAAQTVSQMVDSVLAMPEGTKLMILAPVVAGRKGEHSDLFAGMQAQGFIRFRIQSGVNPARIYEIDELPKLKKTEKHSIDVVIDRVKVNPEIKQRVAESFETALRLADGRAVAYEMDTEKETVFSSKFACNVCGYSLQELEPRLFSFNNPMGACSQCDGLGHIEFFDPKRIVAFPNLSLASGAVKGWDRRNQFYFTMLSNLASHYEFDLDKPFEQLPKSAQDAVLFGSGKTSIPFTYVNERGRTVIREHTFEGVVNNLQRRYRETDSMAVKEELAKFINEKKCPSCDGARLRTEARFVKIGQGAQQRAIYEVSDKPLRDTLEFFETLELTGAKKDIAERVIKEITARLKFLNNVGLDYLSLDRSADTLSGGEAQRIRLASQIGSGLTGVMYVLDEPSIGLHQRDNDRLIATLKHLRDIGNSVLVVEHDEDAIRTADYIVDMGPGAGVHGGQIIAEGTLEQIMANEHSVTAQYLDGRRKIVVPKKRTQANPERQLVITNATGNNLKGETLTLPVGLMTCITGVSGSGKSTLINDTLYPALSRHLYGSQTEPAPHDAIFGLEHFDKVISVDQAPIGRTPRSNPATYTGLFTPIRDLFATVPTAKERGYSAGRFSFNVKGGRCEACQGDGVIKVEMHFLPDVYVPCDVCHGKRYNRETLEVHYKGKNITEVLEMTVEDAHEFFKPVPVIARKLQTLLDVGLGYIKLGQSATTLSGGEAQRVKLSLELSKRDTGRTLYILDEPTTGLHFADIDLLLKVIHRLRDQGNTLAIIEHNLDVIKTADWIVDLGPEGGAGGGKIVATGSPEAVAKNPNSVTGKYLGPLLKQ, translated from the coding sequence ATGGAAGAAATTCGTATTCGTGGTGCCCGTACGCACAACCTCAAAAACATCAATCTCGACCTGCCGCGCAACAAGCTGATCGTCATCACCGGCCTGTCGGGCTCGGGTAAATCCTCGCTTGCCTTCGATACCCTGTATGCCGAGGGACAACGCCGCTATGTCGAGTCGCTGTCGGCCTATGCGCGCCAGTTCCTGCAACTGATGGAAAAGCCGGACGTCGACCTGATCGAGGGTCTGTCCCCCGCGATTTCCATCGAGCAGAAGGCAACCTCGCACAATCCGCGCTCGACCGTCGGCACCGTGACCGAAATCCACGACTACCTGCGCCTGCTGTACGCGCGCGTCGGCACGCCCTACTGCCCGGACCACCCGCACGAGCCGCTGGCGGCGCAGACTGTCTCGCAGATGGTCGATTCGGTGCTGGCCATGCCCGAGGGCACCAAGCTGATGATCCTGGCGCCGGTCGTGGCCGGCCGCAAAGGTGAACATTCCGATCTCTTCGCCGGCATGCAGGCGCAAGGTTTTATTCGTTTCCGCATCCAGAGCGGGGTCAATCCGGCCCGGATCTACGAGATCGACGAGCTGCCGAAACTCAAAAAGACGGAAAAGCATTCGATCGACGTCGTGATCGACCGCGTGAAAGTGAATCCGGAGATCAAGCAGCGCGTGGCCGAGAGTTTCGAGACCGCGCTGCGCCTGGCCGATGGTCGCGCCGTCGCCTACGAGATGGACACGGAAAAAGAGACCGTGTTCTCGAGCAAGTTCGCCTGTAATGTCTGCGGCTATTCGCTGCAGGAACTCGAGCCGCGCCTGTTCTCGTTCAACAACCCGATGGGCGCCTGCTCGCAGTGCGATGGCCTCGGCCACATCGAGTTCTTCGATCCGAAGCGGATCGTCGCCTTCCCGAACCTGTCGCTCGCCTCCGGCGCCGTCAAAGGCTGGGACCGCCGCAACCAGTTCTATTTCACGATGCTGTCGAACCTGGCGTCCCACTACGAATTCGACCTCGACAAACCCTTCGAGCAGTTGCCGAAGAGCGCGCAGGACGCCGTGCTGTTCGGTTCCGGCAAGACGTCGATCCCGTTCACCTATGTGAACGAACGCGGCCGCACCGTGATTCGCGAGCACACCTTCGAGGGCGTGGTGAACAACCTGCAGCGCCGTTATCGCGAGACCGATTCGATGGCGGTCAAGGAAGAGCTGGCCAAATTCATCAACGAGAAGAAATGTCCGTCCTGCGACGGTGCGCGCCTGCGCACCGAAGCGCGTTTCGTGAAAATCGGCCAGGGTGCCCAGCAGCGTGCCATTTATGAGGTGTCCGATAAACCGCTGCGCGACACGCTGGAGTTTTTCGAGACCCTGGAGCTGACGGGCGCCAAGAAGGACATCGCCGAGCGCGTCATCAAGGAAATCACGGCACGCCTGAAATTCCTGAACAACGTCGGCCTCGACTACCTGTCGCTGGACCGCAGCGCCGATACCCTGTCGGGCGGCGAGGCGCAGCGGATTCGTCTCGCTTCGCAGATCGGCTCCGGCCTGACCGGCGTGATGTACGTGCTCGACGAGCCGTCGATCGGCCTGCACCAGCGCGATAACGACCGCCTGATCGCGACCCTGAAGCACCTGCGCGACATCGGCAACAGCGTGCTGGTCGTCGAGCACGACGAAGACGCGATCCGTACCGCCGACTACATCGTCGACATGGGTCCGGGCGCCGGCGTGCACGGCGGCCAGATCATCGCCGAGGGCACCTTAGAGCAGATCATGGCGAACGAACACTCGGTCACCGCCCAGTACCTCGACGGCCGCCGCAAGATCGTGGTGCCGAAGAAGCGAACGCAGGCCAACCCCGAGCGCCAGCTGGTGATCACGAACGCCACCGGCAACAATCTGAAGGGCGAAACGCTGACGCTGCCGGTCGGCCTGATGACCTGCATTACCGGTGTCTCGGGTTCGGGTAAGTCGACCCTGATCAACGACACGCTGTATCCGGCCCTGTCGCGCCACCTGTACGGCTCGCAGACGGAACCGGCGCCGCACGACGCGATTTTCGGCCTCGAGCATTTCGACAAGGTCATTTCCGTCGACCAAGCGCCGATCGGCCGCACCCCGCGCTCGAACCCGGCGACCTACACCGGCCTGTTCACGCCGATCCGCGATTTGTTCGCGACGGTGCCGACGGCCAAGGAACGCGGCTATTCGGCCGGGCGCTTCTCGTTCAACGTGAAAGGCGGCCGCTGCGAAGCCTGCCAGGGCGATGGCGTGATCAAGGTCGAGATGCACTTCCTGCCGGACGTGTATGTGCCCTGCGACGTCTGCCATGGCAAGCGCTACAACCGCGAAACGCTCGAGGTGCATTACAAGGGCAAAAACATCACCGAAGTGCTGGAGATGACGGTCGAAGATGCGCACGAGTTCTTCAAGCCGGTGCCGGTGATCGCCCGCAAGCTGCAGACCCTGCTCGATGTCGGCCTCGGCTACATCAAGCTGGGGCAGAGCGCGACCACCCTGTCGGGCGGCGAGGCGCAGCGTGTGAAATTGTCGCTGGAACTGTCGAAGCGCGATACCGGGCGGACGCTGTACATCCTGGACGAGCCGACCACCGGTCTGCACTTTGCCGACATCGACCTGCTGCTGAAGGTGATCCATCGCCTGCGCGACCAGGGCAACACGCTCGCCATCATCGAGCACAACCTGGACGTCATCAAGACGGCGGACTGGATCGTCGACCTCGGTCCCGAGGGCGGCGCCGGCGGCGGCAAGATTGTCGCGACCGGTTCGCCGGAAGCGGTGGCGAAAAATCCAAACAGCGTGACGGGCAAGTACCTGGGACCGCTGCTGAAGCAGTAA
- a CDS encoding MerR family transcriptional regulator: protein MLLKIGELAKRTALTVRTLHHYDAIGLLTPSARSDAGYRLYNGADIARLHRILALRRFGLSLADIGTYLTRPDLPLVDVVTQQIAMLTQQIDEADALRIRLSRLRQQLIAGQEPDLADWLTTLEHMSMYDKYFSQDELKQLPLYTDSAARSQEWAALVAAVQALLDAGAAPTDPQAQALAQEWMTKIVRDTGNNPVLFAKLNAMHEREPSVQDQTGITPALMGFVIAAAYEAKCAIYRRYLDDDEYAYLRANIGKRSAEWPGLVAQVRSAMDAGHAPDAPEVRPLAQHWFDLFRSYAGDNPATQMKLRQALENEPALTNGGWVDAPMRAFMRQAMAALRAQAAQA from the coding sequence ATGCTGCTGAAAATTGGAGAGTTGGCGAAACGCACCGCGCTGACGGTACGCACGCTGCACCATTACGACGCGATCGGCCTGCTGACGCCTTCGGCGCGTTCCGATGCCGGCTACCGGCTGTACAACGGCGCGGACATCGCCAGGCTGCACCGCATCCTCGCCTTGCGCCGTTTCGGGTTGTCGCTGGCCGACATCGGAACCTATCTCACCAGGCCGGACCTGCCGCTCGTCGACGTCGTGACGCAGCAGATCGCCATGCTGACCCAGCAGATCGACGAAGCCGATGCCCTGCGCATCCGCCTGTCTCGCCTGCGGCAGCAGTTGATCGCTGGGCAGGAGCCGGACCTGGCCGACTGGCTGACCACACTGGAGCACATGAGCATGTACGACAAGTATTTTTCGCAGGACGAATTGAAGCAACTGCCGCTGTACACGGATTCGGCGGCGCGCTCGCAGGAATGGGCGGCCTTGGTGGCCGCCGTGCAGGCGCTGTTGGATGCCGGCGCCGCGCCGACCGATCCGCAAGCGCAGGCATTGGCGCAGGAATGGATGACGAAGATCGTGCGCGACACCGGCAACAACCCGGTGTTGTTCGCCAAACTGAATGCGATGCACGAACGCGAGCCTTCGGTGCAGGACCAGACCGGCATCACGCCGGCGCTGATGGGCTTCGTGATCGCCGCGGCCTACGAGGCAAAATGCGCGATCTACCGCCGTTACCTCGACGACGACGAATACGCGTATTTGCGCGCCAACATCGGCAAGCGCAGCGCCGAGTGGCCGGGACTGGTGGCACAGGTGCGCAGCGCGATGGACGCGGGCCACGCACCGGACGCGCCCGAGGTGCGGCCGCTTGCCCAGCACTGGTTCGACCTGTTCCGTTCGTATGCGGGCGACAACCCGGCCACGCAGATGAAGCTGCGCCAGGCGCTCGAGAACGAGCCAGCGCTGACGAATGGCGGCTGGGTCGATGCGCCGATGCGGGCCTTCATGCGCCAGGCGATGGCCGCCTTGCGCGCACAGGCAGCGCAGGCGTAG